The genome window tctctgctcggtgtccccataggttcccttcgtttagccctgtgacctcactccaGTTCCTGCTGTCGccttagttgtcccccgtaattatttggaaTCCTggacctgtggatcctccccttaggctgcggGGAGGTCCTATAGCAGTGAGCCCGCTTCCGCCCACCCACTTCTTGGATCCCAACCGGACACGACTGAAGGGGCATTAATAAGGTTCACTGGCAATGTGTCTGACAACACTGCCCTGCTGCCAAGCTCTGTCAGGCACATGGCACCTCCCATGTGGGATTCATAGTTGTTCTAGCACCAGAGAAAAAGAGATCAGCTGCCCGAGTAAAAGCCTTCTTTTGAATGGTAACAGTGTATTCTCTCTTCTCTGTtgcagcccagcctcacagaagAGATATCAAGCCACTGGAGAGCCCAAGTCACCTACACCCTTCGCTGCTGCAGGAGTTCAGTTATTCCCCTCTCCATATTGCAAATGAGGAAGCAACTCTGTCTAGCTCCAAAGCCCAGGCAGAGGCTACATTTAAGGGGATTCCCAATAATCCCACTTTGTTTCAGCCTACACCTAGAGAGAGGAAACCAATCCTGCTTTCCAGCACTTCCTGGACCACCAGGATGGAGAAACAGCTGCCAGAATCCATAGACCTCTCAAGGCTGAAGAAAGTCTGCTTCACAGATGTGGCTTCACCTGGCGGAGATAAGGCTCGTTTATATGGGATGGGTAAGAACTGACCCCTCTATTGTAGCTCAAGATTTCATGGAGCTCTCAACATCCAGGTGACTACACTAAGCGTTTCGAGTGGTGTCTGtgcttctcaggatcaggccaagAGGGCAGGGGCACCAGTGCTGGACCAAGGGACCATGTCCTCTAGAAGCCAGGGCGAGCCCTGAATCAGTGTTACATTGCGTTTAGGTTTGTGTctcatgtggggtttttttcagctGATACGGCTAGTCCCCTTCCTCTTGTTCTAAGGTGAACAAGTTGCTTGTGGTGGATGCAGGACATAAATCTGTGGCTGCGACTGTTTGTCCTCTGACTTCCAGGAAAACTTGAAAGGGTTCAAAGTGAGGTGATCCCCTTGCCTGATCCTGTGGTCACACACATAGAGTGGCAGAAATGTTAGTGCCAGGAACCCCCCAAACCAGCTGGCTCTTTtgccaccagccccaccccagataGGGATGCACCCAAAAGGACCACAGGGAAAGACAAGATGGAGAAGGGGTCAGGGCTGACCCTGCTCTCACAAACTCTGAACTCTCCAATTACTCTGCTCAGTACATCCCCACCAAACTTCCCAAATACACTTGTCCTTGGCTATGGGACATTCTCTGAGAGCAGTGACTAGAaaaagccatggagtttcccatGCCACTGACAACTCTGCCCGTGCACCTCACCACCTGTTCTTCCAGCCAAAGCCCTCTCTGAACAAAGACAACCCTCCTgagttgtgtccagttctgttcgTATGAAGAGAGCTGGGCAAGACGGTGTGTCCAGTTTTGAATGTTGTTGATTCTAGAGGTTATCAGACACTGAGATCCCCAAAATGAGAGGCACTAAGCAGGCACTTGGATTTACGTTCATAAACACCTAGACAGATAATCAGAGCTGGGCCCTCTAGATTTCTCAGGCCCTCTTCACTGGAAATCTATAGGAAGCCATGGCTAACTCTTATCCTATACCCCCTTTTGCTTTGTTGTAGCTCACCAGCAGCATGGAAGTGTCCTCAATGCACCAGACCCGCTGAGTCAGCCCCAGCCATCGTCCCTGGGAGAATTTGTTTCCTCAAATCCCCTCAGCATTTCACACAAGGAAGGGGCCCAGGCACAGGCTGTGTTTCCAGGATACTTCAAAACACTGGAGCCATTTCCCCCGGGAATTCCCCCAAGGAAGCCAGTCCCCCTTATAAACAATGCACGGGATACAGTGGGTGAGAAAATGTCCCTGGACTCAGAAGAGATGCACAGGAAAAAGAGAGTCTGGTTCTCAGAGAGCCCAGGAGGAGATGAGCCACGGAAGCCCCATACCTATTATTTAAATGGTAATGACGTGATTTCACCCTGGCCTTGCTGCTAGTAACTGTAGCTAAAGATGGGCTTAACTGACACTAATCATAAGCTGTCTCTGCAAgcatgggggagtgggggcttTTTGTTGCCCTAGAGCTTGGCCA of Natator depressus isolate rNatDep1 chromosome 11, rNatDep2.hap1, whole genome shotgun sequence contains these proteins:
- the LOC141995647 gene encoding speriolin-like protein, producing MTMTEDNEWMKTIQNENEYLKDQVRLLRENYELRSLLSQHYENSHEGRIVTSHPAPVYPNARSPGQGAQPHRRDIKPLESPSHLHPSLLQEFSYSPLHIANEEATLSSSKAQAEATFKGIPNNPTLFQPTPRERKPILLSSTSWTTRMEKQLPESIDLSRLKKVCFTDVASPGGDKARLYGMAHQQHGSVLNAPDPLSQPQPSSLGEFVSSNPLSISHKEGAQAQAVFPGYFKTLEPFPPGIPPRKPVPLINNARDTVGEKMSLDSEEMHRKKRVWFSESPGGDEPRKPHTYYLNELELNSKKNGRIVGEIAFQLDRRILAYVFPGVTRLYGYTVSNIPEKIKQVSMKCLDGSVDEKKHRAMMQRYLSLAARLEKMGYNRDVHPVFSEFLINTYGILKQRPDLHSSPLHSSPADLRKIVIDIVPSKFLGDTLLLLNCLCELSKEDSKPLFAW